A portion of the Candidatus Thermoplasmatota archaeon genome contains these proteins:
- a CDS encoding clostripain-related cysteine peptidase, whose translation MHRKLLFIISIVFMLILGSAKSSSIFYEEGSSVKAQEKVIAKWTVMVFLDGDDSTLSKYTNDDVDEMEKVGSTTDVQIVVIADDQLNIDLKPGIYNVIYHPATGVGTRRTAIEEPDMSDGRTLVDYMRWTMENYPSEKFCLVLWNHGTGWKGMNVDDTTGEPYYEIELDELERSLRIIVQETGKKIDVILFDMCLMGMIEVAYQLQDLVDYIVFSEDKIPADSREYDYTLADLKASPTWSAERLAQEWVNDYVGSGGMITQSAVNMSRLPSLIEAMKNFADLLCEYVDVYPTQISTASSATKGYAVLHPDNVEYLVYADLYDFAYELNKTAIPSDLKTACSNLMSAIDYVILAKKGATDDHGLSVYFPYRNYTLNNQYAYMYMALYDTYREDRHQEITIKFAHDEGMHWDDFLRAVWFSPPAYTHDVTTNIGWGTGYSKNISTVFAPYRAQTNTTINVDVYVRNVGRSAESNVPVTLYFAGNPLETKYVSLGKKRVALLSFNLSTPSTVGTYTLTVKTELLTDENTAN comes from the coding sequence GTGCATAGAAAATTATTATTCATAATATCGATAGTATTTATGCTTATTTTGGGCAGTGCTAAATCCAGTAGTATATTTTACGAAGAAGGTAGTAGTGTAAAAGCGCAGGAAAAAGTTATTGCAAAATGGACTGTGATGGTTTTTTTGGACGGCGATGACAGCACACTGAGCAAATATACAAATGATGATGTCGACGAAATGGAAAAAGTAGGCTCAACAACTGACGTGCAAATTGTTGTAATTGCCGATGACCAATTAAATATTGATCTGAAGCCTGGCATTTATAATGTAATCTATCATCCTGCAACAGGCGTTGGTACGCGAAGAACAGCAATTGAAGAGCCTGATATGAGTGATGGCAGAACGCTTGTAGATTATATGAGATGGACTATGGAAAATTATCCATCTGAAAAATTCTGCTTGGTGCTCTGGAATCATGGCACTGGATGGAAAGGTATGAATGTGGATGATACTACTGGGGAGCCTTACTATGAAATTGAGCTTGACGAGCTGGAAAGATCTTTACGAATAATAGTGCAGGAAACAGGCAAAAAGATAGATGTTATATTATTCGATATGTGCTTGATGGGTATGATAGAAGTTGCCTATCAATTACAAGATTTGGTTGATTATATAGTATTCTCAGAAGATAAGATACCAGCAGATTCTAGAGAGTATGACTACACTCTAGCAGATCTCAAAGCAAGCCCGACTTGGAGTGCAGAGCGCTTAGCGCAAGAATGGGTTAATGATTACGTTGGTAGTGGCGGTATGATAACGCAATCCGCAGTTAACATGAGCAGACTACCGAGTTTAATAGAAGCAATGAAAAATTTTGCCGACTTGCTGTGCGAATATGTAGATGTATATCCAACTCAAATATCAACAGCTAGTTCTGCAACAAAAGGCTATGCTGTATTACACCCTGATAATGTAGAATATCTTGTGTATGCAGACCTTTACGATTTTGCATACGAGCTAAATAAAACAGCAATACCTTCTGACTTGAAAACTGCGTGTAGTAATTTAATGAGCGCAATAGATTACGTAATACTTGCTAAGAAAGGCGCTACTGACGACCATGGCCTCTCTGTATATTTCCCGTACAGAAATTATACTTTAAACAATCAATACGCCTATATGTACATGGCTCTTTACGATACCTATCGTGAAGATAGACATCAGGAGATAACAATAAAGTTTGCTCATGACGAAGGTATGCACTGGGACGATTTTTTGAGAGCTGTGTGGTTTTCGCCACCTGCATATACGCATGATGTGACTACCAATATAGGTTGGGGTACTGGATATAGCAAGAATATCTCTACGGTTTTCGCGCCTTATCGTGCGCAAACTAATACAACTATAAATGTGGATGTCTACGTTAGAAATGTAGGTAGAAGCGCTGAAAGCAATGTGCCTGTAACTCTATATTTTGCAGGTAATCCTCTAGAAACTAAATATGTGAGTTTAGGTAAAAAAAGAGTTGCTCTACTATCCTTCAATTTATCAACGCCGTCAACGGTTGGCACTTACACATTAACTGTAAAGACAGAATTGCTGACTGACGAAAACACAGCTAAT
- a CDS encoding clostripain-related cysteine peptidase: MYLRNKILVLSLISLIVFGSVPISAGTSSQLAEQPEMKVQEKALAKWTVLTYMDGDNDLGYKYNAHIADKQEMELVGSTSEVNILIEFDSHPSVTDPAYRASARYYVKSGYSEQILVEEQDMTDPRSLVESIRWAMSDYPSEKFCLVLWNHGIGWIGMNRDDTTGEDYYELELEQLKEALYIIKQETGKKIDVILFDMCLMGMLEIAYQLDGLADYIVFSEDKIPVDSRKYQDTLADLVENSTWTAERLAQEWVYDYVGSGGMITQSAVNMSRLPSLIEAMKNFAYLLKENIDTYSTAINNAINSVKDYSVDLPSLGS; the protein is encoded by the coding sequence ATGTATCTGAGAAATAAAATTTTGGTTTTAAGCTTGATTTCATTAATAGTTTTTGGAAGTGTGCCCATTAGTGCAGGCACGAGCTCTCAGCTAGCTGAGCAACCTGAAATGAAAGTGCAAGAAAAAGCACTAGCTAAATGGACTGTGCTTACCTACATGGACGGCGATAACGACTTGGGCTATAAATACAACGCTCATATTGCAGACAAGCAAGAAATGGAGCTTGTCGGCTCTACCAGCGAGGTAAATATTTTAATAGAGTTCGATTCGCACCCTAGCGTTACCGACCCTGCCTATCGTGCCAGTGCTAGATATTACGTTAAGAGTGGCTACTCAGAACAAATTTTAGTTGAAGAGCAGGATATGACTGACCCTAGGAGTCTTGTGGAATCTATCAGATGGGCAATGAGCGACTATCCTTCAGAGAAATTCTGTTTAGTGCTTTGGAACCATGGCATAGGCTGGATAGGCATGAACAGAGATGATACTACAGGCGAAGATTATTACGAACTTGAACTTGAGCAGTTAAAAGAGGCTCTTTATATAATCAAGCAAGAAACAGGTAAGAAAATAGACGTTATTTTGTTTGATATGTGCTTGATGGGAATGCTCGAAATTGCCTATCAGCTTGATGGACTTGCAGATTACATAGTATTTTCAGAAGATAAAATACCTGTTGACAGTAGAAAATATCAAGATACACTTGCAGATTTAGTTGAAAATTCCACTTGGACTGCGGAAAGGTTAGCACAAGAATGGGTCTATGATTACGTAGGTTCTGGAGGTATGATAACGCAATCTGCAGTTAACATGAGCAGACTACCGAGTTTAATAGAAGCAATGAAAAATTTTGCATATTTGCTGAAAGAGAATATAGATACCTATTCTACGGCAATAAATAACGCTATAAATAGCGTGAAAGATTATTCTGTAGACCTTCCTAGTCTAGGCTCG
- a CDS encoding CARDB domain-containing protein, producing ANVSSTVIAKKGGTGDNGLSIFLPPKSWGGGTAGYRYASLFLAMYDTYLKDKHNEVAIDFGHSELSNIQWAPFLRANLAPSAYTHDFTIQVHWGWGLGSWRNTIRAPWYARVNSTTYVDAFIRNWGKVSETNVPVKLYFQGSAVETKYISLGQKEVAYLSFNWTTPSQPGSYQVRIQAELAGDEKPANDGANVTIKVTDKKVFVVDDDGGASYEKYYTDALNASGIGYEYWNVKQTEGTINELWDRTAYGTPSHADTLKAFDVVIWFTGNYDVRFKGRDIRAQEAYLEQGGSLFVADANLEDMQWCTYYYRDKLHTEYVNDSSGVTTLTGVANDPIGDGLSLTISTGDAVAQAEPSVIEPRNTSVANWTKASAQRVFIWSTGT from the coding sequence GGCTAACGTAAGCTCCACGGTAATAGCAAAGAAAGGGGGCACAGGCGATAACGGTTTGAGTATATTTCTACCGCCTAAGAGCTGGGGTGGCGGCACCGCCGGCTATAGATATGCAAGTCTCTTTTTAGCGATGTACGATACTTATCTTAAAGACAAGCACAATGAAGTTGCTATAGATTTCGGACATTCTGAACTTTCAAATATTCAGTGGGCGCCATTCCTTAGAGCTAATCTTGCGCCTTCTGCTTATACTCACGATTTCACTATTCAAGTTCATTGGGGCTGGGGTCTGGGCTCTTGGCGCAATACTATACGAGCGCCTTGGTATGCAAGAGTTAATTCTACAACTTACGTAGATGCATTTATTAGGAACTGGGGAAAAGTCAGTGAAACAAATGTACCTGTAAAATTATATTTCCAAGGCTCTGCTGTAGAAACCAAATATATAAGTTTAGGTCAGAAAGAAGTTGCCTATCTTTCTTTCAACTGGACTACCCCATCTCAGCCAGGAAGTTATCAAGTAAGAATTCAAGCAGAATTAGCTGGTGACGAAAAACCAGCTAACGACGGCGCTAACGTTACTATTAAAGTAACTGACAAAAAAGTATTTGTAGTAGATGATGATGGCGGCGCTTCCTATGAAAAATATTATACAGATGCACTTAATGCGTCTGGAATAGGTTACGAATACTGGAATGTAAAACAGACTGAAGGCACTATTAACGAGTTATGGGATAGGACTGCTTATGGTACGCCTTCTCACGCAGATACTTTAAAAGCGTTTGATGTAGTGATTTGGTTCACAGGCAATTATGATGTTAGATTCAAAGGCAGAGATATTCGTGCTCAAGAAGCTTATTTAGAGCAAGGCGGTAGCTTGTTCGTTGCAGACGCTAATCTTGAGGATATGCAGTGGTGCACTTATTATTACAGGGATAAACTTCATACAGAATACGTTAATGATAGCTCTGGGGTAACCACGCTTACAGGTGTAGCTAACGATCCTATTGGAGATGGACTATCATTAACTATTTCTACTGGCGATGCTGTTGCGCAAGCAGAGCCAAGCGTTATTGAGCCTAGAAATACTAGCGTAGCTAACTGGACTAAAGCAAGTGCACAGAGAGTATTTATTTGGAGCACAGGCACTT
- a CDS encoding ABC transporter substrate-binding protein has translation MSKVIGSRKTFYTVILALVMFTNIPLNPAIQSDFSRLASLQEVTTLVHDVTGEPASLDPATTLAYTGEAWRVIQNIYDTLISYSGESTEVVPCLAESWNISEDGKTYTFHLRRDVKFSIGNPCNASAVKYSLDRVIRMNEAPSWILSQVINESSTQILDEYTVQVDLKFPFPAFLSILACPVASIVDPIYVETPGNPPMKDNPMGTGPYKLVEWIKHQKIVLEKNELYWGGWAGKHVDRIEICFIRTPNDKVWRIQKGESDYASIPPDKLGEVIGYPGIISEAGKPTFIISYVAMNCKPNVGLPGQEKFNPLSILKVRQAVSYAIDYNAIIQHVVRNYGWRFQGPIPKEIFGYNESILPYERNLTKARELLAEADYPDGFETRLIYPEGDPTWRDIVQYIKNQLAEIGITVWLDMLADPVWIARLKNGYEPMGTVAWMPDYIDPDNYAHPFLHSSQIGTANFAFLQNATLDELISQAKQESNLSLREKLYSEIQELTKELAPYLWLYQALTLGVRRDRLEGYVYNPARYGPQYYLFHKLYTPDYASLTLTASPPNLVADGYSTSTITATFLNITEAPISGASINFVIERGSGKLSTNTCTTDSYGKASVIYTAGLIHGKVIINASINRVWNTTELILTQREPANLSVKVPSTVHINSSSIIVVTVLDEYNRTISGIIVNFSLEFSIGGSLNATTSITDDTGKVMITYYSPPIVGYELINISAGKIWKLLNITIVLYPPDISIIAPEGMPPGGLVFDKKEILINTNQTFKLRLYNLNYSVSTSITIFVNVTDDTGTTTLELEETEDYTVTAPNQIQILISQGNYTEIVTKPYRFKGLGKAKVSVFISPELDANLENNLPQSYEFELLVSDISILGQGGLIAPLGNVWSEEGYQLVIRLYNLNHSAPAYVKIYVNITDGRGVSTLKLVESANYTLIDNYTVFVTINTNEYQDVVTESYIFVGTNANISLTIEPDYDTNYENNGPRYWELVIVAKPLPTRHIVLAVIVICVIVVIAIIGKLLLKRRW, from the coding sequence ATGTCAAAAGTGATAGGAAGTAGAAAAACCTTTTATACAGTAATTTTAGCGCTAGTAATGTTTACAAATATACCTTTAAACCCAGCTATTCAATCCGACTTTTCGAGATTAGCATCGCTTCAAGAAGTTACCACGCTAGTCCATGACGTTACCGGGGAGCCTGCTTCTTTAGATCCTGCAACTACTCTTGCTTATACAGGCGAAGCTTGGCGAGTAATACAAAACATCTACGATACTTTAATTTCGTACTCAGGCGAATCCACAGAGGTTGTGCCATGCTTGGCAGAATCATGGAATATTTCAGAAGACGGAAAGACCTATACTTTCCACTTGAGGAGAGATGTGAAGTTCTCTATAGGAAATCCCTGTAACGCTTCAGCAGTTAAATATTCTCTGGACAGAGTAATAAGAATGAACGAAGCTCCTTCTTGGATTCTAAGTCAGGTGATTAATGAATCAAGTACTCAAATTTTAGATGAATATACAGTTCAAGTAGATTTAAAGTTTCCGTTCCCAGCTTTCCTCTCTATACTAGCATGTCCTGTAGCTTCTATTGTAGACCCGATTTATGTAGAAACTCCAGGGAATCCGCCGATGAAGGATAATCCTATGGGCACAGGACCTTATAAACTTGTAGAATGGATTAAACACCAAAAAATAGTTTTAGAAAAGAACGAGCTTTACTGGGGTGGCTGGGCTGGTAAACATGTAGATAGAATAGAGATATGCTTCATAAGAACCCCTAATGATAAAGTATGGCGAATACAAAAAGGGGAGTCAGATTACGCATCTATACCTCCGGATAAGCTTGGTGAAGTGATAGGTTATCCGGGCATTATTTCAGAAGCTGGCAAGCCTACTTTTATTATCTCTTATGTAGCAATGAACTGCAAACCAAATGTTGGGCTGCCTGGCCAAGAGAAATTTAATCCTCTATCGATATTAAAAGTAAGACAGGCTGTCTCTTACGCTATAGATTACAATGCAATAATTCAACATGTGGTTCGAAACTACGGCTGGCGCTTTCAAGGACCTATTCCTAAAGAGATATTTGGCTATAACGAAAGCATTCTACCTTACGAAAGGAATTTAACTAAAGCGAGAGAGCTTTTAGCTGAAGCAGATTATCCTGACGGATTTGAGACTAGATTGATCTATCCGGAAGGTGATCCTACATGGAGGGATATTGTTCAGTATATAAAAAATCAGCTAGCTGAGATAGGAATAACAGTTTGGCTAGATATGCTCGCAGACCCTGTATGGATTGCAAGACTTAAGAACGGGTACGAGCCTATGGGAACTGTTGCTTGGATGCCTGATTATATAGATCCAGATAACTATGCCCATCCGTTCTTGCATTCTTCACAAATCGGTACAGCTAATTTTGCATTTTTGCAAAATGCAACTTTAGACGAGCTAATATCACAAGCGAAACAAGAATCTAATTTAAGCTTGCGCGAAAAGCTTTATTCTGAAATTCAAGAGCTTACAAAAGAGCTTGCACCTTATCTATGGCTATATCAAGCTTTAACTTTAGGCGTGAGAAGAGATCGGCTAGAAGGCTATGTATACAATCCTGCAAGATATGGTCCACAGTATTACTTGTTTCATAAACTATACACGCCTGATTACGCCTCGTTAACCTTGACAGCCAGTCCTCCAAACTTAGTTGCAGACGGGTATTCAACCTCTACAATAACCGCAACCTTCTTAAACATCACAGAAGCACCAATTTCAGGAGCAAGTATAAATTTCGTGATAGAGCGAGGTTCTGGCAAGCTTTCAACCAATACCTGTACTACAGATAGTTACGGCAAAGCCTCTGTAATTTACACTGCTGGCTTGATTCACGGTAAAGTGATAATAAACGCTTCTATAAATAGAGTCTGGAATACTACAGAATTAATACTAACTCAGCGCGAGCCTGCAAATCTCTCTGTTAAAGTGCCTTCTACAGTTCACATAAACAGCTCTTCTATTATTGTGGTAACAGTGCTTGACGAATACAATCGCACAATATCAGGTATAATAGTAAATTTCAGTTTAGAATTTTCTATAGGCGGGTCGCTAAACGCTACAACAAGTATTACTGACGATACTGGTAAAGTAATGATAACTTACTATTCGCCACCTATTGTCGGTTACGAGCTAATTAATATCTCAGCTGGCAAAATATGGAAATTATTGAATATTACTATAGTGCTTTATCCCCCGGATATCTCTATTATTGCACCCGAAGGCATGCCGCCAGGAGGACTTGTATTCGATAAAAAAGAAATATTGATAAATACAAATCAAACTTTCAAACTTAGACTTTATAATCTTAATTATTCAGTCTCAACTAGTATTACAATTTTTGTAAATGTAACAGATGACACAGGAACCACTACTTTAGAGCTAGAAGAAACTGAAGATTATACAGTTACAGCTCCAAACCAAATACAAATTTTAATATCGCAAGGAAATTATACAGAAATTGTTACTAAGCCTTATAGATTTAAAGGTTTAGGTAAAGCTAAAGTCAGCGTTTTTATTTCGCCTGAACTGGATGCAAATCTAGAAAACAATTTACCACAGAGCTATGAGTTTGAACTTTTGGTCTCTGACATTTCTATTTTAGGGCAAGGAGGACTTATAGCACCTTTGGGTAATGTGTGGAGTGAAGAAGGTTATCAATTAGTTATAAGACTTTATAATTTAAATCATTCTGCACCTGCCTATGTAAAAATATACGTGAACATTACAGATGGAAGAGGGGTGAGCACTCTTAAATTAGTTGAAAGTGCTAATTACACATTGATAGATAATTACACGGTATTTGTAACTATAAACACAAATGAATATCAAGATGTGGTTACTGAGAGCTATATTTTCGTAGGTACTAATGCAAATATCTCTTTAACTATCGAGCCTGATTACGATACTAACTACGAGAACAACGGACCACGCTACTGGGAGCTTGTAATAGTAGCTAAGCCACTGCCTACAAGACACATAGTCCTAGCTGTAATAGTAATTTGCGTAATTGTCGTTATAGCGATTATTGGAAAATTGTTACTGAAGAGAAGGTGGTAG
- a CDS encoding ABC transporter permease translates to MKLWHYIIRRLLLLIPILLGVSIIVFALAHSIPGDPAYMWAGGIKSTPEQVNITKEKFKLNEPLHIQYFYYLSNLFHGDLGISATTGNPVARDLITYFPATFELTTFATIIAIIIGIPLGVVSATKRDKLPDILSRIFALAGASIPIFWLGLALKYIFYYRLGILPAIGRGEVAQTITGLYTIDNLIVGRLDLLVDNIKHLIMPSICLAFVMLATITRVMRSSMLEVLGEDYIRTARAKGLRERKVIYKHALRNALIPTVTVIGMSYGALLAGSVLTETIFSWDGIGCYAVDAIKNLDYSAIMGFTLLVAFIFVIANLIVDILYCIIDPRIRYG, encoded by the coding sequence ATCAAGCTTTGGCATTATATTATAAGGAGATTATTGCTGCTAATACCAATACTGCTCGGAGTCAGTATTATAGTTTTTGCTCTTGCACACTCAATTCCAGGCGATCCTGCATATATGTGGGCAGGTGGTATTAAATCAACGCCTGAGCAAGTGAATATCACAAAAGAGAAATTCAAACTTAACGAGCCTCTACATATACAATATTTTTATTACTTAAGCAACTTATTTCATGGCGATTTAGGTATTTCTGCAACTACTGGCAATCCTGTAGCAAGAGATTTAATTACCTATTTTCCAGCTACTTTCGAGCTCACTACCTTCGCTACAATTATTGCAATAATTATAGGAATACCTTTAGGAGTGGTTTCTGCAACTAAAAGAGATAAACTCCCAGACATTTTATCTAGGATTTTCGCGCTAGCAGGCGCCTCTATACCTATATTCTGGCTTGGACTTGCGCTGAAGTACATATTCTATTATAGGCTAGGTATTCTGCCAGCTATAGGTAGAGGCGAAGTAGCGCAAACCATTACTGGATTATATACTATAGATAATTTGATTGTAGGAAGACTCGACCTTTTAGTAGATAATATAAAACATCTGATAATGCCAAGCATTTGTCTGGCTTTCGTTATGCTGGCTACAATAACAAGAGTGATGCGCTCTAGCATGTTGGAAGTGCTTGGTGAAGATTATATAAGAACTGCAAGAGCAAAAGGGCTACGTGAAAGGAAAGTTATTTATAAGCATGCTCTTAGAAATGCGCTCATACCAACTGTTACTGTTATAGGTATGAGCTACGGCGCATTGCTCGCAGGCTCTGTGCTGACAGAGACTATATTCTCATGGGATGGAATAGGCTGCTATGCAGTAGATGCAATAAAAAATTTAGACTATTCTGCAATCATGGGATTTACATTACTTGTTGCGTTCATATTCGTAATTGCAAACCTAATAGTAGACATACTTTACTGTATAATCGATCCTAGAATAAGGTATGGTTAA
- a CDS encoding ABC transporter permease, which produces MLISKARKKELKFSLYLILKSPLALAGLVIILILVLGAILAPWVAVQHPKTYRDEWVGIFPCHIEDWTITEDENLPPSYEHPFGTNHMGIDIFSMALYGARVSLRTGLVVVVAALLIGICLGLISGYFGKRVDEIIMRITDIFMSIPGLVLAIAFTLAVAASIPKVDKLTCTMIALSLIWWPSYARIVRGQVLSTKERLYIEASRALGAKDRRIIFNHILPNSLAPVIVAATMDMGRVILIAAGLSFIGAGAQAGTAEWGLMVAEGSRFLSSYWWHSFFPGLAIFFAVLGFNLFGDGLRDILDPKLRRM; this is translated from the coding sequence ATGTTAATAAGCAAAGCTCGAAAAAAAGAATTGAAATTCAGTCTTTACTTGATACTGAAAAGCCCTCTTGCACTTGCAGGCTTGGTCATAATTCTAATACTAGTTTTAGGAGCTATTTTAGCACCTTGGGTTGCAGTTCAGCATCCTAAAACATATAGAGACGAATGGGTGGGCATATTTCCATGTCACATCGAAGATTGGACTATAACGGAAGATGAGAACCTACCTCCTAGTTACGAGCATCCATTCGGTACAAACCATATGGGAATAGATATTTTCAGTATGGCGCTTTATGGCGCAAGAGTATCTTTAAGAACAGGGCTTGTAGTAGTTGTTGCTGCATTGTTAATAGGTATTTGTCTGGGACTGATTTCAGGCTATTTTGGAAAGCGAGTTGACGAAATAATAATGAGAATCACAGATATTTTCATGTCTATACCAGGCTTGGTGCTGGCAATTGCATTTACTCTAGCTGTAGCTGCTAGCATTCCTAAAGTTGATAAGCTCACATGCACAATGATAGCGTTATCTCTAATTTGGTGGCCTAGCTATGCAAGAATAGTCAGGGGGCAGGTACTCTCTACAAAAGAGCGTCTTTATATAGAAGCTTCACGCGCTCTAGGAGCTAAAGATAGAAGAATAATATTCAATCATATCTTGCCTAACTCTTTAGCGCCTGTGATTGTAGCTGCAACTATGGATATGGGCAGAGTTATACTCATAGCTGCAGGGCTTAGCTTTATAGGAGCAGGTGCGCAAGCAGGTACTGCAGAATGGGGTTTAATGGTAGCTGAAGGCTCTAGATTTCTTAGTAGTTATTGGTGGCATTCTTTCTTCCCAGGGTTAGCTATATTCTTTGCAGTGCTTGGATTCAACTTGTTTGGCGATGGATTGCGCGATATTCTAGACCCTAAATTAAGGAGAATGTGA
- a CDS encoding ABC transporter ATP-binding protein, which produces MKEPLLKIENLKTHFYTYKGVVRAVDGINLEIKEDEILGLVGESGCGKTVTALSILKLLSSNARIVEGKIIFEGLDIVSLKEEGLRNIRGSKIAMIFQEPMSSLNPVYTIGNQLVETVLLHNREYSKKQAREKAIELLKLVKIPLPKKVIDQYPHELSGGMRQRCMIAMALVCKPKLLIADEPTTALDVTTESQILELIKELKSELRHSVLLITHDLGIVAELCDRVAVMYAGKIVECSDVKTIFTAPKHPYTVGLLNAIPKFTEKRRLEAIEGMPPDLISLPKGCRFAPRCKFATSECKEREPELRSLGKGHEIACFKIIENVS; this is translated from the coding sequence ATGAAAGAGCCTTTGTTAAAGATAGAGAATTTGAAAACTCATTTTTATACCTATAAAGGAGTAGTCAGAGCTGTAGATGGAATAAATTTAGAAATAAAAGAGGATGAAATTTTAGGGCTGGTTGGCGAGAGCGGCTGCGGTAAAACTGTAACTGCACTCTCTATACTTAAATTACTCTCATCAAATGCAAGGATAGTAGAAGGTAAAATAATATTTGAAGGTCTTGATATAGTTAGCCTCAAAGAGGAAGGGCTGAGAAACATTAGGGGTAGCAAGATTGCAATGATATTCCAAGAGCCTATGAGCTCTCTAAACCCAGTCTATACAATTGGCAATCAGCTTGTAGAAACTGTACTTTTGCATAACAGAGAATATTCTAAAAAGCAAGCGCGTGAGAAAGCAATAGAGTTACTAAAATTAGTGAAAATACCATTGCCCAAGAAAGTAATAGATCAATATCCACACGAGTTGAGCGGCGGTATGAGACAGAGATGTATGATAGCAATGGCACTTGTATGCAAGCCTAAGCTACTAATTGCGGACGAGCCTACAACAGCTCTAGATGTAACTACAGAATCGCAAATTTTAGAGCTTATAAAAGAGCTAAAGAGCGAGCTTCGTCACTCTGTTTTACTCATTACTCACGATTTAGGGATAGTTGCAGAACTTTGCGATAGAGTCGCAGTAATGTACGCAGGTAAAATTGTAGAATGTAGCGATGTAAAGACAATTTTCACAGCACCAAAGCATCCTTATACTGTAGGGCTGCTTAATGCAATTCCTAAATTCACAGAAAAGCGCAGGTTAGAAGCTATAGAAGGCATGCCTCCAGACCTCATCTCTCTACCTAAAGGATGTAGGTTTGCGCCTAGATGTAAGTTTGCTACCTCTGAGTGCAAAGAAAGAGAACCTGAATTGAGATCTTTGGGTAAAGGGCACGAAATCGCTTGCTTTAAAATAATAGAAAATGTTAGTTGA
- a CDS encoding ATP-binding cassette domain-containing protein, translating into MLVEVLNLKKYFTVKALLRKSSSCVRAVDNVSFSIAEKETFALVGESGCGKTTLGRTILRLIEPTSGEIYFERKNILKLSKEELRVLRQKMQIVFQDPEAALDPRIPVGKAVAEPLIIHKLASSEVIEKNVSELFEKVGLEKQHLDKYPHEFSGGQKQRICIARALALKPKFLVLDEPTSALDVSVQAQILNLLMDLQKYYGLTYLFITHNLGIVRNIADRIAVMYGGKFIESGTTDEIFSNPLHPYTQALFSSIPSADIAQRARVILKGESPNLISPPKGCKFYTRCEHAKPICKEMEPSLSAMGDHKVACWMY; encoded by the coding sequence ATGTTAGTTGAAGTTCTAAACTTAAAAAAATATTTTACAGTAAAGGCGCTACTGAGAAAATCATCGAGTTGTGTGCGTGCTGTTGATAACGTAAGTTTTAGTATAGCTGAGAAAGAGACTTTCGCACTAGTTGGTGAGAGCGGCTGCGGTAAAACTACTTTGGGAAGAACTATTTTAAGGCTCATTGAGCCTACATCAGGCGAGATTTATTTCGAGCGCAAAAACATCTTAAAATTAAGCAAAGAGGAGTTAAGAGTTTTAAGGCAGAAAATGCAAATTGTATTTCAAGACCCTGAAGCAGCGCTCGACCCAAGAATTCCTGTTGGTAAAGCAGTGGCAGAGCCTTTAATAATCCATAAACTAGCTAGTAGTGAAGTGATTGAAAAAAATGTAAGTGAACTTTTTGAAAAAGTAGGTCTTGAGAAACAGCATTTAGATAAATATCCGCACGAGTTCAGCGGAGGGCAGAAGCAGAGAATATGTATTGCAAGAGCTCTTGCTCTAAAACCTAAATTTCTAGTTCTTGACGAGCCTACAAGCGCTCTTGACGTTTCTGTACAAGCGCAAATACTTAATTTACTAATGGACCTGCAAAAATACTACGGGCTAACATATCTTTTTATAACTCATAATCTAGGTATTGTAAGAAATATTGCAGATAGAATTGCGGTAATGTATGGTGGTAAATTTATAGAAAGTGGCACTACAGATGAGATATTCTCAAATCCTCTACACCCATATACTCAAGCGCTATTTTCATCTATACCTTCTGCTGATATAGCGCAAAGGGCGAGAGTGATACTTAAAGGAGAGTCTCCTAACCTCATTTCGCCGCCGAAAGGCTGCAAGTTCTATACTAGATGCGAGCATGCAAAGCCAATTTGTAAAGAAATGGAGCCGAGTCTGAGCGCTATGGGTGATCATAAAGTTGCATGCTGGATGTACTGA